Proteins encoded together in one Gallus gallus isolate bGalGal1 chromosome 18, bGalGal1.mat.broiler.GRCg7b, whole genome shotgun sequence window:
- the EPN3 gene encoding epsin-3 isoform X1, with amino-acid sequence MTTSALRRQVKNIVHNYSEAEIKVREATSNDPWGPPSSLMSEIADLTFNTVAFAEVMGMIWRRLNDSGKNWRHVYKALTLLDYLIKTGSEKVTHQCRENLYTIQTLKDFQYVDRDGKDQGINIREKVKQVMALLKDEERLKQERAHALQTKERMALEGMGSGSHQSTYGRRASPYGDDYGRTRGSPSSFNSSSSSPRFASDLEQARPQTTGEEELQLQLALAMSREEAEKKPLPPISSTDEERQLQLALALSKEEHEKEVRAWQGENSLLQRALEETAQGGEEEEEEDKMKKSQSSILELADIFGPAPAPSGHTSADPWDMPDMKPKAEPAAWTGTADPWVPVLSSSGEPVPQAGTTSQQTAAGPWDFPPASADPWGKAPASSGFSPADPWTATSPPAQGSGTTPATDPWAAVAEPNPNPAAGGDAFDLFAKQPEAAEQPEMEHSQPPSSVKSSSPAELDPFGDLFPGTKQDAAKSFDLANLADSLPESCKERKDCKTPEAFLGPAASSLVNLDSLVAPPQAAKTRNPFLSGLSTPSPTNPFSLAEQPKPTLNQMRTGSPVPGLPAALPANAMTYSTSLPLPLSSVPAALPASASAFPQAGAGPFPELPGALPQPLLPLSGPPAPQGGLNPFL; translated from the exons ATGACCACCTCGGCCCTGCGCCGGCAGGTGAAGAACATCGTGCATAACTACTCGGAGGCGGAGATCAAGGTGCGAGAGGCCACCTCCAATGACCCCTGGGGACCCCCCAGCTCCCTGATGTCGGAGATCGCAGACCTCACCTTCAACACGGTGGCCTTTGCCGAGGTCATGGGTATGATCTGGCGACGGCTGAACGACAGCGGCAAGAACTGGCGGCACGTGTACAAAGCCCTCACCCTGCTGGACTACCTCATCAAAACCGGCTCCGAGAAGGTGACCCACCAGTGCCGGGAGAACCTTTACACCATCCAGACGCTGAAGGACTTCCAGTACGTGGACCGTGACGGCAAGGACCAGGGCATCAACATCCGGGAGAAGGTGAAGCAGGTGATGGCGCTGCTGAAGgacgaggagcggctgaagcaggagcGGGCGCACGCGCTGCAGACGAAGGAGCGCATGGCGCTGGAGGGGATGGGCAGCGGCAGCCATCAGTCCACCTACGGCCGCCGCGCATCGCCCTACGGGGATGATTACGGCCGGACGAGGGgctccccctcctccttcaACT CATCTTCCTCGTCCCCACGGTTCGCCTCTGACCTGGAGCAAGCACGTCCCCAGACAACGGgtgaggaggagctgcagctgcagctcgcCCTGGCAATGAGTCGGGAGGAGGCCGAGAAG AAGCCACTTCCTCCAATTTCCAGTACAGACGAAGAAAGGCAATTGCAGCTAGCGCTCGCGCTGAGCAAAGAGGAGCATGAGAAG GAGGTGAGGGCATGGCAAGGGGAGAACTCCCTGCTGCAGAGGGCCTTGGAGGAGACTGCCCagggtggggaggaagaggaagaagaggataAGATGAAGAAAAGCCAG TCCTCTATCCTGGAGCTGGCAGATATATTTGGGCCGGCCCCAGCTCCTTCCGGCCACACGTCTGCTGACCCGTGGGATATGCCAG aTATGAAACCcaaagcagagccagcagcctgGACTGGCACAGCAGACCCCTGGGTGCCAGTGCTATCCAGCAGCGGGGAGCCCGTGCCCCAGGCAGGCACCACATCCCAGCAAACCGCTGCTGGGCCCTGGGATTTCCCCCCTGCCTCCGCTGATCCATGGGGGAAGGCACCCGCCTCATCTGGCTTCTCCCCTGCAGACCCTTGGACAGCCACGTCCCCACCAGCCCAGGGCTCCGGCACTACGCCGGCCACTGACCCTTGGGCTGCTGTGGCTgagcctaaccctaaccctg CTGCAGGGGGGGATGCTTTCGACCTGTTCGCAAAGCAACCCGAGGCAGCTGAGCAGCCGGAGATGGAGCATTCGCAGCCGCCCTCCTCAGTGAAGTCCAGCAGCCCCGCCG AGCTGGACCCTTTTGGCGACCTGTTCCCCGGCACCAAGCAGGACGCGGCCAAGAGCTTTGACCTCGCTAACCTGGCCGACTCGCTGCCCGAATCCTGCAAGGAGCGGAAGGACTGTAAAACCCCCGAGGCTTTCctcggccccgccgcctcctcgCTGGTCAACCTGGACTCGTTGGTGGCACCGCCGCAGGCCGCCAAGACGCGCAACCCGTTCCTGTCGG GGCTCAGCACGCCGTCGCCCACCAACCCCTTCAGCCTGGCCGAGCAGCCCAAGCCCACGCTCAACCAGATGCGGACCGGCTCCCCGGTGCCCGGCCTGCCCGCCGCCCTGCCCGCCAACGCCATGACCTACAGCACGTCCCTACCGCTGCCGCTCAGCAGCGTCCCCGCCGCCCTGCCCGCCTCCGCCAGTGCCTTCCCGCAGGCGGGGGCCGGGCCGTTCCCCGAGCTGCCCGGCGCTTTGCCGCAGCCTCTGCTGCCGCTGAGCggccccccggccccgcagggAGGGCTCAACCCCTTCCTCTGA
- the EPN3 gene encoding epsin-3 isoform X2, which produces MTTSALRRQVKNIVHNYSEAEIKVREATSNDPWGPPSSLMSEIADLTFNTVAFAEVMGMIWRRLNDSGKNWRHVYKALTLLDYLIKTGSEKVTHQCRENLYTIQTLKDFQYVDRDGKDQGINIREKVKQVMALLKDEERLKQERAHALQTKERMALEGMGSGSHQSTYGRRASPYGDDYGRTRGSPSSFNSSSSSPRFASDLEQARPQTTGEEELQLQLALAMSREEAEKEVRAWQGENSLLQRALEETAQGGEEEEEEDKMKKSQSSILELADIFGPAPAPSGHTSADPWDMPDMKPKAEPAAWTGTADPWVPVLSSSGEPVPQAGTTSQQTAAGPWDFPPASADPWGKAPASSGFSPADPWTATSPPAQGSGTTPATDPWAAVAEPNPNPAAGGDAFDLFAKQPEAAEQPEMEHSQPPSSVKSSSPAELDPFGDLFPGTKQDAAKSFDLANLADSLPESCKERKDCKTPEAFLGPAASSLVNLDSLVAPPQAAKTRNPFLSGLSTPSPTNPFSLAEQPKPTLNQMRTGSPVPGLPAALPANAMTYSTSLPLPLSSVPAALPASASAFPQAGAGPFPELPGALPQPLLPLSGPPAPQGGLNPFL; this is translated from the exons ATGACCACCTCGGCCCTGCGCCGGCAGGTGAAGAACATCGTGCATAACTACTCGGAGGCGGAGATCAAGGTGCGAGAGGCCACCTCCAATGACCCCTGGGGACCCCCCAGCTCCCTGATGTCGGAGATCGCAGACCTCACCTTCAACACGGTGGCCTTTGCCGAGGTCATGGGTATGATCTGGCGACGGCTGAACGACAGCGGCAAGAACTGGCGGCACGTGTACAAAGCCCTCACCCTGCTGGACTACCTCATCAAAACCGGCTCCGAGAAGGTGACCCACCAGTGCCGGGAGAACCTTTACACCATCCAGACGCTGAAGGACTTCCAGTACGTGGACCGTGACGGCAAGGACCAGGGCATCAACATCCGGGAGAAGGTGAAGCAGGTGATGGCGCTGCTGAAGgacgaggagcggctgaagcaggagcGGGCGCACGCGCTGCAGACGAAGGAGCGCATGGCGCTGGAGGGGATGGGCAGCGGCAGCCATCAGTCCACCTACGGCCGCCGCGCATCGCCCTACGGGGATGATTACGGCCGGACGAGGGgctccccctcctccttcaACT CATCTTCCTCGTCCCCACGGTTCGCCTCTGACCTGGAGCAAGCACGTCCCCAGACAACGGgtgaggaggagctgcagctgcagctcgcCCTGGCAATGAGTCGGGAGGAGGCCGAGAAG GAGGTGAGGGCATGGCAAGGGGAGAACTCCCTGCTGCAGAGGGCCTTGGAGGAGACTGCCCagggtggggaggaagaggaagaagaggataAGATGAAGAAAAGCCAG TCCTCTATCCTGGAGCTGGCAGATATATTTGGGCCGGCCCCAGCTCCTTCCGGCCACACGTCTGCTGACCCGTGGGATATGCCAG aTATGAAACCcaaagcagagccagcagcctgGACTGGCACAGCAGACCCCTGGGTGCCAGTGCTATCCAGCAGCGGGGAGCCCGTGCCCCAGGCAGGCACCACATCCCAGCAAACCGCTGCTGGGCCCTGGGATTTCCCCCCTGCCTCCGCTGATCCATGGGGGAAGGCACCCGCCTCATCTGGCTTCTCCCCTGCAGACCCTTGGACAGCCACGTCCCCACCAGCCCAGGGCTCCGGCACTACGCCGGCCACTGACCCTTGGGCTGCTGTGGCTgagcctaaccctaaccctg CTGCAGGGGGGGATGCTTTCGACCTGTTCGCAAAGCAACCCGAGGCAGCTGAGCAGCCGGAGATGGAGCATTCGCAGCCGCCCTCCTCAGTGAAGTCCAGCAGCCCCGCCG AGCTGGACCCTTTTGGCGACCTGTTCCCCGGCACCAAGCAGGACGCGGCCAAGAGCTTTGACCTCGCTAACCTGGCCGACTCGCTGCCCGAATCCTGCAAGGAGCGGAAGGACTGTAAAACCCCCGAGGCTTTCctcggccccgccgcctcctcgCTGGTCAACCTGGACTCGTTGGTGGCACCGCCGCAGGCCGCCAAGACGCGCAACCCGTTCCTGTCGG GGCTCAGCACGCCGTCGCCCACCAACCCCTTCAGCCTGGCCGAGCAGCCCAAGCCCACGCTCAACCAGATGCGGACCGGCTCCCCGGTGCCCGGCCTGCCCGCCGCCCTGCCCGCCAACGCCATGACCTACAGCACGTCCCTACCGCTGCCGCTCAGCAGCGTCCCCGCCGCCCTGCCCGCCTCCGCCAGTGCCTTCCCGCAGGCGGGGGCCGGGCCGTTCCCCGAGCTGCCCGGCGCTTTGCCGCAGCCTCTGCTGCCGCTGAGCggccccccggccccgcagggAGGGCTCAACCCCTTCCTCTGA
- the EPN3 gene encoding epsin-3 isoform X3, producing the protein MTTSALRRQVKNIVHNYSEAEIKVREATSNDPWGPPSSLMSEIADLTFNTVAFAEVMGMIWRRLNDSGKNWRHVYKALTLLDYLIKTGSEKVTHQCRENLYTIQTLKDFQYVDRDGKDQGINIREKVKQVMALLKDEERLKQERAHALQTKERMALEGMGSGSHQSTYGRRASPYGDDYGRTRGSPSSFNSSSSSPRFASDLEQARPQTTGEEELQLQLALAMSREEAEKKPLPPISSTDEERQLQLALALSKEEHEKEVRAWQGENSLLQRALEETAQGGEEEEEEDKMKKSQSSILELADIFGPAPAPSGHTSADPWDMPDMKPKAEPAAWTGTADPWVPVLSSSGEPVPQAGTTSQQTAAGPWDFPPASADPWGKAPASSGFSPADPWTATSPPAQGSGTTPATDPWAAVAEPNPNPELDPFGDLFPGTKQDAAKSFDLANLADSLPESCKERKDCKTPEAFLGPAASSLVNLDSLVAPPQAAKTRNPFLSGLSTPSPTNPFSLAEQPKPTLNQMRTGSPVPGLPAALPANAMTYSTSLPLPLSSVPAALPASASAFPQAGAGPFPELPGALPQPLLPLSGPPAPQGGLNPFL; encoded by the exons ATGACCACCTCGGCCCTGCGCCGGCAGGTGAAGAACATCGTGCATAACTACTCGGAGGCGGAGATCAAGGTGCGAGAGGCCACCTCCAATGACCCCTGGGGACCCCCCAGCTCCCTGATGTCGGAGATCGCAGACCTCACCTTCAACACGGTGGCCTTTGCCGAGGTCATGGGTATGATCTGGCGACGGCTGAACGACAGCGGCAAGAACTGGCGGCACGTGTACAAAGCCCTCACCCTGCTGGACTACCTCATCAAAACCGGCTCCGAGAAGGTGACCCACCAGTGCCGGGAGAACCTTTACACCATCCAGACGCTGAAGGACTTCCAGTACGTGGACCGTGACGGCAAGGACCAGGGCATCAACATCCGGGAGAAGGTGAAGCAGGTGATGGCGCTGCTGAAGgacgaggagcggctgaagcaggagcGGGCGCACGCGCTGCAGACGAAGGAGCGCATGGCGCTGGAGGGGATGGGCAGCGGCAGCCATCAGTCCACCTACGGCCGCCGCGCATCGCCCTACGGGGATGATTACGGCCGGACGAGGGgctccccctcctccttcaACT CATCTTCCTCGTCCCCACGGTTCGCCTCTGACCTGGAGCAAGCACGTCCCCAGACAACGGgtgaggaggagctgcagctgcagctcgcCCTGGCAATGAGTCGGGAGGAGGCCGAGAAG AAGCCACTTCCTCCAATTTCCAGTACAGACGAAGAAAGGCAATTGCAGCTAGCGCTCGCGCTGAGCAAAGAGGAGCATGAGAAG GAGGTGAGGGCATGGCAAGGGGAGAACTCCCTGCTGCAGAGGGCCTTGGAGGAGACTGCCCagggtggggaggaagaggaagaagaggataAGATGAAGAAAAGCCAG TCCTCTATCCTGGAGCTGGCAGATATATTTGGGCCGGCCCCAGCTCCTTCCGGCCACACGTCTGCTGACCCGTGGGATATGCCAG aTATGAAACCcaaagcagagccagcagcctgGACTGGCACAGCAGACCCCTGGGTGCCAGTGCTATCCAGCAGCGGGGAGCCCGTGCCCCAGGCAGGCACCACATCCCAGCAAACCGCTGCTGGGCCCTGGGATTTCCCCCCTGCCTCCGCTGATCCATGGGGGAAGGCACCCGCCTCATCTGGCTTCTCCCCTGCAGACCCTTGGACAGCCACGTCCCCACCAGCCCAGGGCTCCGGCACTACGCCGGCCACTGACCCTTGGGCTGCTGTGGCTgagcctaaccctaaccctg AGCTGGACCCTTTTGGCGACCTGTTCCCCGGCACCAAGCAGGACGCGGCCAAGAGCTTTGACCTCGCTAACCTGGCCGACTCGCTGCCCGAATCCTGCAAGGAGCGGAAGGACTGTAAAACCCCCGAGGCTTTCctcggccccgccgcctcctcgCTGGTCAACCTGGACTCGTTGGTGGCACCGCCGCAGGCCGCCAAGACGCGCAACCCGTTCCTGTCGG GGCTCAGCACGCCGTCGCCCACCAACCCCTTCAGCCTGGCCGAGCAGCCCAAGCCCACGCTCAACCAGATGCGGACCGGCTCCCCGGTGCCCGGCCTGCCCGCCGCCCTGCCCGCCAACGCCATGACCTACAGCACGTCCCTACCGCTGCCGCTCAGCAGCGTCCCCGCCGCCCTGCCCGCCTCCGCCAGTGCCTTCCCGCAGGCGGGGGCCGGGCCGTTCCCCGAGCTGCCCGGCGCTTTGCCGCAGCCTCTGCTGCCGCTGAGCggccccccggccccgcagggAGGGCTCAACCCCTTCCTCTGA